In Carya illinoinensis cultivar Pawnee chromosome 7, C.illinoinensisPawnee_v1, whole genome shotgun sequence, the following are encoded in one genomic region:
- the LOC122316175 gene encoding uncharacterized mitochondrial protein AtMg00810-like produces the protein MDLPPGLPNQNNKVCKLLKSLYGLKQASRQWFEKLSNSLISYGFSQGKSDCSLFIKKSTTSFMALIVYVDDVLLASDSLQDIELLKKFLDEQFTIKDLGPLKYFLGLEVARSHTGISLCQRKYTLDILQDTSLIGSKPAAFPMESNLKLAIDDSAPYEDPSSYRKLVGRLLYLTITKPDIAYSVQVLSQFLAKPTVNHHKAAIRVLRYLKATPGQGLLFSSSSELQLKAFSDSDWASCIDTRKSITGFVVFLGNSLISWKSKKQATISRSSAEAEYRALATTTCEIQWLLHALQDL, from the coding sequence ATGGATTTGCCTCCTGGTCTGCCCAATCAGAACAACAAAGTTTGTAAACTTTTAAAAAGTCTTTATGGTCTTAAACAGGCCTCTAGACAGTGGTTTGAAAAACTGTCTAACTCTCTCATCAGCTATGGCTTCTCTCAAGGTAAATCTGATTGTTCCTTATTCATCAAAAAGTCAACAACATCATTTATGGCATTGatagtatatgttgatgatgtatTGTTAGCAAGTGATAGTTTACAAGATATTGAACTATTGAAGAAGTTTCTGGATGAACAGTTTACAATCAAAGACTTGGGgccattaaaatattttcttggactAGAGGTAGCAAGATCTCACACTGGGATCTCTCTTTGCCAACGAAAATATACACTGGACATTCTACAAGATACTAGCCTCATTGGTTCCAAACCTGCAGCATTTCCTATGGAATCCAATCTCAAGCTGGCTATTGATGATTCAGCACCATATGAAGATCCATCATCTTATAGAAAACTGGTTGGCAGATTGTTATACTTAACAATTACCAAACCAGATATTGCATATTCTGTTCAAGTTTTGAGCCAATTTCTAGCTAAACCGACAGTCAATCATCACAAAGCAGCAATAAGGGTACTTAGATACTTAAAGGCCACACCTGGACAGGGTTTactcttctcttcatcttcagaACTTCAGTTGAAAGCCTTCTCAGACAGTGACTGGGCAAGCTGCATTGATACTAGGAAAAGCATAACAGGCTTTGTAGTGTTCTTGGGAAACTCTTTGATCTCATGGAAGTCTAAAAAGCAAGCCACTATTAGTCGATCCTCTGCTGAAGCTGAGTACAGGGCTCTTGCAACTACAACTTGTGAAATACAGTGGTTACTCCATGCACTCCAAGACTTATAG